The genomic interval AACGACGAGCGGGTCCTGAACTTCGAGCGGCTGCCCGTCGCCGGGGACGCCGACGACCTGGTCGCCGTAGCCCGGCAGGGCCTCGCCGCCCCCGCCGGACGGCAGCTCACCGCCGCCGACACCGCGCTGATCAGCTACACCTCCGGGACCAGCGGCACCCCCAAGGGCGCCCTGAACTCCCACGGCAACATCATGGTCAACGCCGAACGCCAGCGCACCGGCCACTCCGTCCCCGAGGGCGCCGCCTACTTCGCGCTCGCCCCGCTCTTCCACATCACCGGCATGGTCTGCCAGCTGGCCGCCTGCCTCACCAACGGCGGCACCCTCGTCCTCGCCTACCGCTTCCACCCCGGGGTCGTCCTCGACGCCTTCGCCGAGCACCGCCCCGCGTACACCGTCGGGCCCTCCACCGCCTTCATGGCGCTGGCCGCCACGCCCGGCGTGACGCCCGAGCACTTCGCGTCCTTCCAGGTCATCTCCTCCGGCGGCGCCCCGCTGCCGCCCGCGCTGGTGGAGCAGTTCCGGGAGGGCTTCGGCCCGTACATACGCAACGGCTACGGCCTCACTGAGTGCACCGCCCCCTGCGCCTCCGTGCCCCCGGAGCGCGAGGCGCCCGTCGACCCGGTCTCCGGCACCCTCTCGGTCGGCGTGCCGGGACCCGACACCGTCGTACGGATCCTGGACGAGAACGGCGCCGAGGTGCCCTTCGGGGAGCAGGGCGAGATCGCGGTGCGCGGCCCGCAGGTCGTCTCCGGCTACTGGGGACTCCCCGAGGCCACCGCGGCCGCCTTCCCCGACGGCGAGCTGCGCACCGGCGACATCGGCTTCATGGACCGCGAGGGCTGGCTCTACGTGGTCGACCGCAAGAAGGACATGATCAACGCCTCCGGCTTCAAGGTGTGGCCCCGCGAGGTGGAGGACGTCCTCTACACGCACCCGGCCGTCCGCGAGGCCGCCGTCGTCGGCGTGCCCGACGCCTACCGGGGCGAGACCGTCCGGGCCTACGTCAGCCTGCGCCCGGGCGCGTCCGTGGAACCGGACGAGCTGGGCGCGTACTGCAAGGAACGGCTCGCCGCGTACAAGTACCCGCGCGAGGTCGAGATCCTGGCCGAGCTGCCCAAGACGGCAAGTGGGAAGATCCTCAGGCGGGAACTGCGTTCAGCCCGCTAGAACAGACATACGCGTACGCACGGAAGGAAGGCGGCGGCTATGGCCAAGGAGACGGACGGGAGCGGCACCCCCGTCCCGCAGCGACTGCTGGCCGCCGCCACCCGGCTCTTCGCCGAGCAGGGCTACGACCGC from Streptomyces drozdowiczii carries:
- a CDS encoding class I adenylate-forming enzyme family protein translates to MTESIYAAKPWLPLLSEAQRAPVHPAETLVHAFRESVDRTPGHPALAYFDGRLTYRETDELSDSVAGHLAARGLERGDRVAIMLQNSPQFVLALLGAWKAGATVVPLNPMYKSAEVGHVLKDAQVTALICADRAWEAYLRDTAAAAPGVRIALTACELDLQTENDERVLNFERLPVAGDADDLVAVARQGLAAPAGRQLTAADTALISYTSGTSGTPKGALNSHGNIMVNAERQRTGHSVPEGAAYFALAPLFHITGMVCQLAACLTNGGTLVLAYRFHPGVVLDAFAEHRPAYTVGPSTAFMALAATPGVTPEHFASFQVISSGGAPLPPALVEQFREGFGPYIRNGYGLTECTAPCASVPPEREAPVDPVSGTLSVGVPGPDTVVRILDENGAEVPFGEQGEIAVRGPQVVSGYWGLPEATAAAFPDGELRTGDIGFMDREGWLYVVDRKKDMINASGFKVWPREVEDVLYTHPAVREAAVVGVPDAYRGETVRAYVSLRPGASVEPDELGAYCKERLAAYKYPREVEILAELPKTASGKILRRELRSAR